A genome region from Tolypothrix sp. PCC 7712 includes the following:
- a CDS encoding protein adenylyltransferase SelO, protein MTLAETPNQTNSRNPFLHLKYEPALESLGNDYYDEVAAAEFPQHILRWRNDAVLPNLGLNPQAVTDEDFINAFGKFQERQPLLALRYHGYQFGEYNSGLGDGRGFLYGQVRGIDGELYDFGTKGSGRTPYSRGGDGMLTLKGGVREVLAAEALHSLGVRTSRCLTMIETGLPLWRGDEPSPTRSSVMVRMSRSHIRFGTFERSHYLRRPDLTQKLLDHVIEQYYHHLAAEPDKYTLFYAELVKRVAKLVAQWMAAGFCHAVLNTDNMSITGESFDYGPYAFIPTYDPYFTAAYFDYYRRYCYGHQPSICRLNLEMLQEPLKAIIGKADLDSGLAKFEEYYYAEYRSLMLKKLGFDELQVPEVDDLLEMTIEFLQASQVGYHHFFAEIARTFSINWRNDPAFVLHDSDILPANGASPIFDNWCILYHKILNNFAPEQIDIIAATLAVANPKTALLRPVIESIWEPIAQEDNWQPFYELIEKLQSRQ, encoded by the coding sequence ATGACTCTGGCTGAAACTCCCAACCAAACCAATTCTCGCAATCCTTTTCTTCACCTCAAATACGAACCCGCCTTAGAATCTCTAGGGAACGACTACTACGACGAAGTAGCAGCAGCAGAATTTCCGCAACATATCCTGCGCTGGCGTAATGACGCAGTTTTGCCTAATTTGGGGTTAAATCCCCAAGCTGTCACCGATGAAGACTTTATCAACGCCTTTGGTAAATTTCAAGAACGTCAACCATTGTTGGCGTTGCGTTATCACGGCTATCAATTTGGTGAATATAATTCTGGCTTGGGTGATGGTAGAGGCTTTCTCTACGGACAAGTGCGGGGTATAGATGGCGAATTGTACGATTTTGGCACTAAAGGTTCTGGGAGAACTCCCTACTCTCGTGGTGGCGATGGGATGCTAACACTCAAAGGTGGAGTGCGGGAAGTTTTGGCTGCGGAGGCTTTGCATTCTTTGGGTGTACGCACCTCCCGCTGTTTAACCATGATTGAAACTGGTTTACCTTTGTGGCGGGGTGATGAACCTTCCCCGACTCGTTCATCTGTCATGGTGAGAATGAGCCGTTCTCATATTCGGTTTGGCACTTTTGAGCGATCGCATTACCTACGTCGTCCAGATTTAACCCAAAAATTATTAGACCATGTAATTGAGCAATATTATCACCACTTAGCTGCAGAACCAGATAAATATACTTTATTTTATGCAGAATTAGTTAAAAGAGTTGCGAAACTTGTAGCACAGTGGATGGCGGCTGGTTTTTGCCATGCAGTTTTAAATACTGACAATATGTCAATTACCGGGGAAAGCTTCGACTATGGCCCCTATGCCTTTATTCCAACTTACGATCCCTATTTTACTGCTGCTTATTTTGATTATTATCGACGCTATTGTTATGGACATCAGCCGAGTATTTGTAGATTGAATCTAGAAATGCTCCAAGAACCCTTAAAAGCAATAATTGGTAAAGCTGATTTGGATTCTGGTTTAGCAAAATTTGAAGAATATTATTATGCGGAATATCGCTCGTTAATGTTGAAAAAGTTAGGTTTTGATGAGTTGCAAGTTCCAGAAGTTGATGATTTGTTGGAAATGACAATTGAATTTTTGCAAGCTAGCCAAGTCGGTTATCATCACTTTTTCGCTGAAATTGCCCGGACTTTTTCGATCAACTGGCGTAACGATCCCGCCTTTGTTTTACATGATTCCGATATTTTACCAGCTAACGGAGCATCACCAATTTTTGATAACTGGTGTATTTTGTACCATAAAATTTTAAATAATTTTGCTCCTGAACAAATAGATATAATTGCGGCAACTCTTGCAGTTGCTAATCCGAAAACGGCTTTGTTAAGACCAGTAATTGAATCTATTTGGGAACCAATCGCGCAAGAAGATAATTGGCAACCATTTTATGAATTAATTGAGAAGCTGCAATCAAGACAATAA
- a CDS encoding glycerate kinase — protein sequence MTNDNSFGITAENVDEVIQRRSHLLKSIEPAFNEFCQTTLQVEPEVMLHTLRELWLPLAINIASQRQKLGHPLIQGILGVQGTGKTTMSQALTLILQELGYHTVTLSLDDLYKTYSDRLLLSQQDPRLIWRGPPGTHDIDLGLNLLDQIHQSQSPVVIPRFDKSAYNGAGDRTTPEVAANVDILLFEGWFVGVRPIDPQAFDHAPAPIFTDADRTFARDMNSQLENYLPLWQRLDSLIVLYPTDYRSSLLWRKQAEQKMIASGKSGMSEQQIEEFVHYFWRSLHPELFIKPLVNSPQWVDLVIEINSDRSFGNIYSL from the coding sequence ATGACAAATGACAACTCTTTTGGAATTACGGCAGAAAATGTGGATGAGGTGATTCAAAGGCGATCGCATTTACTCAAATCTATCGAACCAGCTTTTAACGAGTTTTGCCAAACCACGCTGCAAGTGGAACCCGAGGTGATGTTACATACCTTGCGGGAGTTATGGTTACCTTTGGCAATTAACATTGCATCGCAGCGTCAAAAGTTGGGACATCCCTTAATTCAAGGAATTTTGGGCGTACAAGGAACTGGTAAAACTACTATGTCCCAAGCGTTAACTTTGATTCTGCAGGAGTTGGGATATCACACTGTCACTTTATCTTTGGATGACTTATACAAAACCTATAGCGATCGCTTACTTCTATCACAACAAGACCCCCGTTTAATTTGGCGCGGCCCTCCGGGAACTCACGATATTGATCTAGGCTTAAATTTACTCGACCAGATTCACCAATCACAAAGTCCAGTTGTGATCCCCCGGTTTGATAAATCTGCTTACAATGGTGCAGGCGATCGCACTACTCCAGAAGTCGCCGCAAATGTGGATATTTTGCTCTTTGAAGGGTGGTTTGTGGGTGTAAGACCAATTGATCCCCAAGCCTTTGATCATGCGCCAGCGCCGATTTTTACAGATGCAGATCGCACGTTTGCCAGGGATATGAATAGTCAGTTGGAGAATTATCTTCCGCTTTGGCAGAGGTTGGATAGTTTAATCGTTTTATACCCTACTGATTATCGCTCATCCTTACTATGGCGCAAACAAGCAGAACAAAAGATGATTGCATCTGGTAAATCGGGAATGAGCGAACAACAGATAGAAGAATTTGTACATTATTTTTGGCGATCGCTGCACCCGGAATTATTCATCAAGCCTTTGGTTAACTCTCCGCAATGGGTTGATTTGGTAATTGAAATCAATAGCGATCGCAGTTTTGGTAATATCTATAGTTTGTAG
- a CDS encoding DUF565 domain-containing protein codes for MQNTRINNLVDATTRQIGLWFVNPWRRLSLLIICFLFGFFLGSAISTSAGQKAELDIWVAAVLVVLTEVSSRIFYSGNFFLRRSLWVEALNFLKVGFTYSLFLEAFKLGS; via the coding sequence ATGCAAAATACTCGTATAAATAATTTAGTTGATGCTACTACCAGGCAAATAGGGTTATGGTTTGTTAACCCTTGGCGGCGATTATCGCTACTAATAATTTGTTTTTTGTTTGGTTTCTTTCTCGGATCGGCAATTTCTACCAGTGCTGGACAAAAGGCAGAATTGGATATTTGGGTAGCAGCGGTTTTAGTTGTACTAACCGAAGTGAGTAGCAGAATCTTCTACAGTGGTAACTTTTTCTTGAGGCGATCGCTATGGGTGGAAGCACTCAACTTTCTCAAGGTTGGTTTTACTTACAGCCTGTTTCTGGAAGCGTTCAAGCTGGGATCGTGA
- a CDS encoding GNAT family N-acetyltransferase: protein MKSELPLITSDRLLLRIGIQEDIPQILKYFTTNKDYLTPYYPKWANDFFTVKYWQYQVEGNLLEFINGHSLKLFIYPKSSLTDIIGTINFTNFVRGAAYFCYVGYSLSEDEQGKGYMTEALKAATNYVFQELNMHRIMANYMPHNQRSGNVLKKLGFVVEGYARDYLLINGQWQDHIMTSLTNPHWEMPKS from the coding sequence ATGAAATCAGAACTACCATTGATAACGAGCGATCGCCTGTTATTAAGAATCGGTATTCAAGAGGATATACCGCAAATTCTCAAATATTTTACTACGAACAAAGATTATCTTACCCCATATTACCCCAAATGGGCTAACGATTTTTTCACAGTCAAATATTGGCAATATCAAGTTGAAGGTAATTTACTAGAATTTATTAATGGACACTCCCTAAAACTATTTATTTATCCCAAAAGCAGCCTTACAGATATTATTGGCACGATTAATTTTACGAATTTTGTCAGAGGTGCAGCTTATTTTTGCTACGTCGGTTATAGCCTCTCAGAAGATGAACAGGGTAAAGGCTATATGACAGAAGCTTTGAAAGCAGCTACTAACTATGTCTTTCAAGAATTAAATATGCACCGCATTATGGCAAATTATATGCCACACAACCAGCGCAGTGGCAATGTCCTCAAAAAGCTGGGTTTTGTTGTTGAAGGGTATGCTAGGGACTATTTATTAATTAATGGGCAATGGCAAGATCATATTATGACTAGTCTGACCAATCCTCACTGGGAAATGCCAAAATCGTAG
- the petL gene encoding cytochrome b6-f complex subunit PetL, with the protein MLGVVSYIGFLAVFTGIAVGLLFGLRSAKIL; encoded by the coding sequence ATGCTTGGAGTTGTATCTTATATCGGTTTCTTGGCTGTGTTCACTGGTATCGCTGTTGGGCTGTTGTTCGGTCTGCGTTCAGCCAAGATACTATAA
- the bioB gene encoding biotin synthase BioB has product MSVGRIRYDWQEAEIEAIYNTPLLELIYQAASVHRQYHNPKQIQVCKLISIKTGGCPEDCNYCAQSSRYKTEVKAQALLEKETVVSIAQKAKETGVSRVCMGAAWREVKDNSQFETVLEMVQEVTSMGLEVCCTLGMLTADQAKRLEAAGLYAYNHNLDTSREHYSTIITTRTYDDRLNTIENVRQTNVTVCSGGILGLGETASDRIAMLHTLANLSPHPESVPINILSQVPGTPLENQADVPIWDVVRMIATARMIMPASDVRLSAGRARLSEVEQAFCFMAGANSIFSSDDNKMLTVTTPCPDYDSDREMLNLLGLEMRPPARIKVQV; this is encoded by the coding sequence ATGTCGGTGGGAAGAATACGCTACGATTGGCAGGAAGCAGAAATTGAGGCGATATATAATACGCCATTGCTAGAGCTTATTTATCAAGCTGCTAGTGTACATCGCCAATATCATAATCCCAAACAAATTCAAGTCTGTAAGCTAATCTCTATTAAAACTGGGGGTTGTCCCGAAGATTGTAACTATTGCGCCCAATCTTCCCGCTACAAAACAGAGGTAAAAGCACAAGCACTTTTAGAAAAAGAAACTGTAGTTAGCATTGCCCAAAAAGCTAAGGAAACAGGTGTTAGCCGGGTTTGCATGGGTGCAGCTTGGCGTGAGGTAAAGGATAATTCCCAATTTGAAACAGTGTTAGAAATGGTGCAAGAAGTCACCTCGATGGGTTTAGAAGTCTGTTGTACCTTAGGGATGCTAACGGCGGATCAAGCCAAGCGCTTAGAAGCAGCAGGACTCTATGCTTATAACCATAATTTAGATACTTCGCGGGAACATTACAGCACCATCATCACCACCAGGACTTACGACGATCGCCTGAATACGATTGAAAATGTCCGCCAAACCAATGTTACCGTATGTTCTGGTGGCATACTCGGCTTAGGTGAAACTGCCAGCGATCGCATCGCCATGTTACATACCTTGGCAAACCTCAGCCCTCATCCCGAATCTGTACCAATTAACATTCTCTCCCAAGTCCCAGGCACACCCTTAGAAAATCAGGCTGATGTTCCTATCTGGGATGTAGTCAGGATGATTGCAACAGCACGTATGATTATGCCAGCTTCAGATGTGCGTCTTAGCGCTGGTAGGGCGAGACTTTCCGAAGTAGAACAAGCCTTCTGCTTTATGGCTGGAGCTAATTCTATCTTCTCCAGCGATGACAACAAAATGCTCACAGTCACCACACCATGTCCAGATTACGATAGCGATCGCGAAATGCTCAACCTGCTGGGCTTAGAAATGCGTCCGCCAGCCCGAATAAAAGTTCAGGTTTGA